The following proteins are co-located in the Streptomyces spinoverrucosus genome:
- a CDS encoding ATP-binding protein encodes MGETVPGPAASADAGRVERAVVVRRLLAVDREGGLSALHVRITAGLAGVSERTVWRWLEQGRRGRVEARPRQGGFVVGDALWEVLTQAGGNVAELRRRMLRAQDEGVLQRWGVEVVPSLATLHRAIKDELRAGRVLPVARAASGRVEPSRYDRALAELGFADGKDGPPVVDGPAAGSSGTSGEGRTDAAGVGVRSGGVRLYAPGARLVSTRQAAGVVEAVGHTVAARGIGCVYGDTGLGKTVAVEQALHLLPGRVPVWRAVVGVRPGLPQVRAALCEALGLPSGALTHRAGPADQALAGALAEPGVLFLDDAQRLTTPVLDYLRQLWDSPGCAAALVLCGAGSERALARAAAMRSRVLTWHQVTRLDASQVPQTLSLFHPVWEDADPADLVRADEQTARGNFRTWAKITSHVCAARGHDPGTRVGRDAIDQACARLGPYP; translated from the coding sequence GTGGGGGAGACGGTGCCGGGTCCGGCTGCTTCGGCGGATGCCGGGCGGGTGGAGCGGGCTGTGGTGGTGCGGCGGCTCCTGGCGGTGGACCGGGAGGGCGGGTTGTCGGCTCTGCACGTGCGGATCACGGCCGGTTTGGCGGGTGTGTCGGAGCGGACGGTGTGGCGGTGGCTGGAGCAGGGGCGCCGCGGCCGGGTTGAGGCGCGTCCGCGGCAGGGCGGGTTCGTGGTGGGTGACGCCTTGTGGGAGGTGCTCACGCAGGCCGGTGGGAACGTCGCCGAGTTGCGTCGCAGGATGCTCCGGGCGCAGGACGAGGGCGTGCTTCAGCGGTGGGGTGTGGAGGTGGTGCCGTCCTTGGCGACGCTGCACCGCGCGATCAAGGACGAGCTGCGTGCGGGTCGGGTGCTTCCAGTCGCGCGTGCGGCGTCGGGCCGGGTCGAGCCGAGCCGGTACGACCGGGCTCTGGCCGAGCTTGGTTTCGCGGACGGGAAGGACGGTCCGCCTGTCGTGGACGGCCCGGCTGCCGGGTCGTCCGGCACGAGCGGTGAGGGTCGGACCGACGCGGCTGGGGTCGGCGTCCGTTCTGGTGGGGTGCGGTTGTACGCGCCGGGAGCCCGCCTGGTGTCCACACGGCAGGCGGCCGGGGTGGTGGAGGCGGTGGGGCATACGGTCGCGGCCCGGGGGATCGGCTGTGTGTACGGGGATACGGGACTGGGGAAGACGGTCGCGGTCGAGCAGGCTCTGCATCTGCTGCCCGGCCGGGTGCCGGTGTGGCGGGCTGTCGTCGGGGTCAGGCCCGGTCTGCCGCAGGTGCGGGCCGCGTTGTGCGAGGCGCTGGGGCTGCCGTCGGGGGCGCTGACGCACCGGGCCGGGCCGGCGGACCAGGCTTTGGCGGGTGCGCTGGCCGAGCCGGGAGTGCTGTTCCTCGACGACGCGCAGCGTCTGACGACGCCGGTGCTGGACTACCTGCGGCAACTGTGGGATTCGCCGGGCTGCGCGGCCGCCCTGGTGCTGTGCGGGGCGGGTAGTGAGCGGGCGCTGGCCCGGGCGGCGGCCATGCGTTCCCGGGTTCTGACCTGGCATCAGGTCACCCGGCTCGATGCGAGCCAAGTGCCGCAGACGCTGAGCCTGTTCCACCCGGTGTGGGAGGACGCGGATCCGGCCGATCTGGTGCGAGCGGACGAGCAGACCGCCCGCGGCAACTTCCGCACCTGGGCGAAGATCACCTCGCATGTCTGCGCCGCCCGGGGCCATGACCCCGGCACGCGGGTGGGACGGGACGCGATCGACCAGGCCTGCGCCCGGCTCGGTCCGTACCCGTGA
- a CDS encoding TniQ family protein, with product MRASTMWPAPPGALRVTPLPREATASYLTRLATAYHLSAAQLLDGLHITATGTPTGPPATDIHLSSEAARRLSLFTRIPPAHLARALARRPPPAAIGTAHAATARWHTVEPAMQPLPACTACIIRRSPHTATPAWIHPAHDLPRALICTRHQQASSDPRQRTPLGIRPVPELTRARRTARRPPTAVSLSWASTITTRWYDHHQHLHQRWHTRLRRLRAANPHLTPGPVSPALTCRSLITYPETLTLAAALDRLPPYPLTRTQQTAFLHDLAGRLHLPRLAPADHDLLWQRLATR from the coding sequence GTGCGAGCCAGCACCATGTGGCCGGCCCCGCCCGGCGCACTGCGCGTGACGCCGCTGCCCCGCGAGGCCACCGCCTCCTACCTCACCCGCCTCGCCACCGCCTACCACCTCAGTGCCGCCCAGCTCCTCGACGGCCTGCACATCACCGCCACCGGCACCCCAACGGGCCCGCCCGCCACCGATATCCACCTCAGCAGCGAAGCCGCCCGCCGCCTGTCCCTCTTCACCCGCATCCCGCCCGCACACCTCGCCCGCGCCCTGGCCCGCCGGCCCCCGCCCGCCGCCATCGGCACAGCTCACGCCGCCACCGCTCGCTGGCACACGGTCGAGCCCGCAATGCAGCCGCTGCCGGCATGCACCGCCTGCATCATCCGCCGCAGCCCGCACACGGCAACTCCCGCGTGGATCCACCCGGCACACGACCTGCCCCGGGCCCTCATCTGCACCCGCCACCAGCAAGCCTCAAGCGATCCCAGACAGCGCACCCCCCTCGGCATCCGCCCCGTCCCCGAACTCACCCGAGCCCGCCGCACCGCCCGCCGCCCACCCACGGCGGTCTCCCTGAGCTGGGCATCGACGATCACCACGCGCTGGTACGACCACCACCAACACCTCCACCAGCGCTGGCACACCCGCCTGCGTCGGCTCCGCGCCGCCAACCCCCACCTCACCCCAGGCCCGGTTTCCCCCGCCCTGACCTGCCGCAGCCTGATCACCTACCCCGAGACCCTCACCCTCGCCGCAGCCCTCGACCGCCTGCCGCCGTACCCCCTGACCCGCACCCAGCAGACCGCCTTCCTCCACGACCTCGCCGGCCGCCTCCACCTGCCCCGCCTCGCACCCGCCGACCACGACCTGCTCTGGCAACGCCTGGCAACCCGCTGA